DNA sequence from the Devosia lacusdianchii genome:
GATGCCCTCGCTCTATTCGCACATCATCGCCGCGATCACCCTGGCCATACCCAACATGATCCTGGCCGAAACCGCGTTGAGCTTCCTCGGCCTCGGCCTGCAACCGCCGATCGTCAGTTGGGGCGTGCTGCTGCAGGATGCGCAGAACCTGCGCGCCATCACCCAGGCGCCATGGCAGTTCGTCCCCGGCGTTTGCGTGGTCGTCGCGGTGCTGGCCCTCAATTTCCTCGGCGATGGCGTGCGCGACGCCGCCGACCCCTATTCGAAGTGAGCCGGGCCATGAGCGACCAGACGATTCTTAGGGTTCGCAACCTCAGCGTGGATTTCCCGGTCAACAAGACCGTGGTCCACGCGGTCAAGGATGTCAGCTTCGATCTCAAGCGCGGCGAGACGCTGTGCGTGGTGGGCGAAAGCGGTTCCGGCAAGTCCGTGACGGCTCGCGCCATTCTGCAACTGGTCGCCAAGCCTGGCTCCATTACCGGCGGCCAGATAATGCTCGATACGGGCTCTGGCGAGATCGATATCGTCGCCCTTGGCAATCGTTGCAATGCCATCCGCGAAGTGCGCGGCAGGCGGATCGCCATGATCTTCCAGGAGCCGATGACCAGCCTTTCGCCGGTCCACACAATCGGGCACCAGATCACCGAGACCATCCTGCTGCATGAGAAGGTCAGCAAGGATGAGGCCCGCAAGCGCGCCGCAGCGCTTCTCGCCCGCGTCCGAATCCCCGATCCCGAAAAGGCGCTCGACCGCTATTCCTTCGAGTTCTCCGGCGGCATGCGCCAGCGCGCCATGATCGCCATGGCGCTGTCCTGCAATCCGGAAATCCTTATCGCCGACGAGCCGACCACCGCGCTCGACGTCACCACCCAGGCCGAAATCCTGTCGTTGATCCGCGAACTGCAGCGCGACCGCGGCATGGCCGTGCTGTTCATCACCCACGACATGGGCGTCGTCGCCCAGATCGCCGACCGCGTCATGGTGATGTTCCGCGGCACCAAGGTCGAGGAAGCCGGTGTATTCGACCTCTTCGAGCGGCCGCAACAGGCCTACACCCGCGCGCTGCTCGGCTCCGTCCTGAAGCTCGAGAGCCCGGCGCCGCGCCCACCACGTCCCGCGACCGAAAAGCCCATCGCCCGCATCGACAACCTGCAGCTGCATTTCCCGTTGAATTCAGGCTTCATGGGCCGGCCAACCGCCTATCTCAAGGCGATCGACGGCGTCAGCCTGACCATTAATGAGGGCGAAACCGTCGGCGTGGTCGGTGAATCCGGCTCAGGTAAGACCACCCTCGGCCGCACCCTGCTGCGTGTCTACGACCCCACCGGCGGCCAGGTGATCTACTGGCCCGGCCAGGGCGAACCGGTCGATATTGCCACGCTGGGCAAGAAGGGCATGAAGTCGCTCTATGGCGAAGTGCGCATGGTCTTCCAGGACCCGCATTCCTCGCTCAATCCCCGCATGACCATCTATCAGACCATCTCCGAACCCCTCCGCACCAATACCGACATGAGCGAGCGGCAGATGATGGATCGGGTGTCCGAACTGCTATCCCGCGTCGGCCTGCCGCCCGATATCGGCGATCGCTATCCCCACGCCTTTTCGGGTGGTCAACGTCAGCGGATTTCTATCGCCCGCGCCATCGCCGTGCGGCCTCGGCTGATCATCGCCGACGAGCCCACTTCAGCGCTCGACGTCTCCCTGCGCCACCAGGTGCTCGATCTGATGCGCGACCTGCAGAACGAGTATGGGCTCTCTTACCTGTTCATTTCGCACGATATTTCGGTCATCCGCTATTTCTGTGATCGTGTTGCGGTGATGAAAAATGGCAAGTTTGTCGAGGTGGGCGACGTGGTGCAGATTTGCGAACATCCGCAGCAGGAATATACGCAGACCCTGATTGGCGCTGTGCCGCGCCCCGATCCGCGCCTGCGTGCCGACGCGCCCGCCTGAGGAAATACCAATGTCCCAAATCTTGCTGACTGGCGCCTCCGGACGGCTCGGCACGCATCTGCGTAACTGGTTCACGGCCAAAGGCCGCGCATTCCTTGCCACGGACATGGCGCCATCATCGGACGGCGCAGCCATCGCGATCGCCGACCTTGCCGATCGTGCCGCCGTCGACAACCTGATGGCGCACGACATCTCCGCCGTCGTCCACTTTGGCGGCATGGCCAAGGAAGCCGGCTGGCAGACTGTGCTCGAAGCCAACATTATGGGCGCTTACAATGTCTTCGAGGCTGCGCGTAACGCCGGCGTCGGCCGCATCATATTCGCCTCCTCCTACCACGTGCAGGGCATGTACCCGACTGGCGATACCCCGATCACCCTGGACCAGCCGTATCGTCCAGACTCGCTCTACGGCGTCTCCAAGGTATTCGGTGAAACGCTCAGCCGGCTCTACTTCGACAAGTTCGGCATCGAATGCCTGGCCATCCGCATCTGCACTGCCGGCAATCCGGGCACCCCGCGCGAAGCGCGGCTCTGGTTCAACCGGGACGATCTGGCGAGCCTCGTCGATCACGCCCTTGATATGCCAGCGCTCGGCCACCGCACCATTTTCGGCATTTCGAACAATCCCAACGCCTTCTACATCAACTCTCCCGATCCCGATTTCGGCTGGTCGCCCCGCCACGGTTCACTCGAACTCGGCACCCCCGACCCGCACGAACCGCTCGACCCCACCGACGCGCGCAATCGGCTGACCGGCGGCATCTTCGCCGAATGGGGCCATTTCGACGACGAGCCTGCTCCTTAGGACCGCGTTGCACGCCGCGCATCTTCCTCTTGCAGCGGATTTTATTGCGCTTCCGTGCCCCTTGCTCTACCGTCGCTCTCGACACGCAATAACAGGTGCGTTCGGGCGCGAACCGGTGAGCCGGTTTCCGCGACCGCGCACGTCAGGAGACCTTAGTGACCGATTCCGATCGGTCCGCAGCCGTGCTTTCGTCCCCGGACGAGCCGGCGATCCGTGCCCCGTCCGGTCCTGGACAGGCGGGGAGGGTAGGGGACCATGGTCCCGCGCCCGGAGCGGACAAGCGGACAGCGCCCGCTGCCAATCCAATCCGCCGCCACCGCGGACCCATTTACGCTGCGCTCGATCTCGGCACCAACAATTGCCGCCTGCTGATCGCCCGCCCGCATGATCATGGATTCCGTGTGCTCGACGGCTTCACCCGCATCGTCCGGCTTGGCGAGGGCGTGTCCGTTACCGGACGCCTCTCTGACGCCGCCATGGAGCGGACGATGGAAGCGCTGCGGCAGTGCCGCAACAAGCTACGCGAACATCAGCCGTCTCGCATGCGGCTCATCGCCACCGAAGCCTGCCGCGCCGCCGAAAACGGCCCCGCCTTCCTGGCCCGGGTCAAGGAAGAGCTCGGCCTCGATCTCGAGATCGTCGACCGCCGCACCGAGGCCGAACTGGCCGTCACCGGCTGTGCCGACCTCATCGAAGGCACTGCTGCCGGTGCCCTGATGTTCGATATCGGCGGCGGCTCGTCCGAACTGGCCTGGCTCGATTTCCGTGGCGGGCGTCCAAAGTCCCAGGGCCGCATGTCGGCCTCGATCCGCTCCTGGCAATCGCTGCCGGTTGGCGTAGTTTCGATTGCCGAGAAGTTCGGCGGCATCGACGTCACCACCGAGGTCTTCGAGGCGATGGTCCGGCACGTCTCCGAGCATTTGCGCCAGTTCCGTGGTCGCGAAAAACTGCGGCAGATGATCGCCAACCACCCTGTGCACCTCATCGGCACGTCCGGCACCGTCACCACGCTTGCCGGCCTGCATCTGGGCCTCGAACGCTACGAGCGCCAGAAGGTCGATGGCCTGTGGATGCGCCGGGCCGAGGTGGATGACACCATGAAGGTGCTGCTCGGCATGCCGTTCGAGCGGCGCGTCGCCCATCCCTGCATCGGCCGCGACCGCGCCGACCTGGTGCTGCCCGGCTGCGCCATTTTCGAGGCTATCCGCCGCGAATGGCCCACCGAGCGCGTGCGCGTCGCCGATCGCGGCCTGCGCGAAGGCATACTGATCTCGCTGATGGATGCCGACCGGACGAAGTCGCGCGCAACACGCTATCCGCGGAGGAATGGCAATGGTGGATAAAGCCCTCGGAACCGGCGGCCGCAAGTCCGAAAAAGACCTCAAGATCCGCGTGAAGTCGGCCAAGGGCCGCAAGGTGAGCTCCACCAAGTGGCTCGAACGCCAGCTCAATGATCCCTATGTCGCCAAGGCCCGCGCCGAAGGCTACCGCTCCCGCGCCGCCTTCAAGATCAAGGAGATGGACGAAAAGCATAAGCTCTTTCGCAAGGGCATGCGCGTCGTCGATCTGGGCGCCGCCCCCGGCGGCTGGTCGCAGGTCGCCGCCAGGGCCACGGGCTCGACCGATCTCAACCCGCTGATCGTCGGCATCGATTATCTGGAAATGGACCCCATTCCCGGTGTCATCCTGCTCAAGAAGGATTTCACCGACGATGACGCTCCCGCTCAGCTGATCGCTGCCATGGGCGGCAAGAAGGCTGATATCGTCATGTCCGACATGGCCTGGCCGACCACGGGCCACCGCCCGACCGATCACCTGCGCATCGTGCAACTGATCGAGATCGCCGCCGCCTTCGCGCTCGACGTTCTGACCCCCGGCGGCGTCTTCGTCGCCAAGGTGTTCCAGGGCGGCACCGAGCATGAGCTGCTGCACATGCTCAAGCGCCACTTCAAGACCACCTTCCACGCCAAGCCCCCCTCCAGCCGCTCCGACTCTGCCGAGGCCTATCTGATTGCCAAGGGCTTCAAGGGCAGCAACGACACGGTGCAAGGCGAGGGCGAATACGACCGGTAGACCCACCTCTCCCTTGGGGGGAGAGGTTGGCGCCCAGCGCCGGGTGAGGGGCCTTTACGGGGTGAGGTGCCTGAGTAAGGCCCCTCACCCCGACCGAAGACGGTCGACCTCTCCCCAAAGGAGAGGCAAGACGGGCTAGTGCCCCCCACCGCCACCATGCCCACGCGTCAGCTGATGCCCCGCATTCTTCGGCAACCTCAAGAACATCACCGTCGAAATCAGGCAGATCGCCGCCAGCATCATGAAGGCGAAGTGGAAGTCTGCGAGCATGATTTCGCCGCCACGCAATGCCGTGCTGGCCTCCAGCATCCCGCCACCCAGCGCCACGCCCAGCGCGATGGATAGCTGCGTCGAAACCTGCGCCATCACGTTGGCCTGACCGGCATCCTTGTCCTCGATATCGGCAAACACGAAGGCATTGCTGCCGGTCCAGAAGATCGATTGCCAGAAGCCGACGAACACCAGGATGGCGATGATCAGCGCGATGGCCGTTTCCGGCGTGTAGAGCCCCATCGCCAGCAGGCCGCATGCCGAAATCGCCGTCGACAGCGCCAGCGACAGGCGGAAGCCCATTCGCTGGAACACGGTATTGGCGGCAAACTTGGCGATGATCGCCCCCACCGCGCCGGCAAAGGTGATCATCCCCGATTCAAACGGCGTGTAGCCGAAGCTGAGCTGCAGCATCAGCGGGAACAGGAACGGTATCGCCCCCTGTCCCAACCGGAAGAACGTGCCGGCCACAACAGCACTGCGAAAAAATGGAAACCGCAGCAGCCGCAGGTCGAACAGTGGATTATCCGTCGATAGCGCATGCCGCGCGTAAAGATACGCCAGCCCAATGCCCAGCGCAGTGGCCGCAACGCCGATGACCGGCGGCAGAGCCGGCAGGCTGATCACCGATGTCCCGAACGCGAACAGCGCAAACGCCGGCCCGGCCAGCGCAAAGCCTTTGAAGTCGATGGCTCGCGGCGCATTGCGCATGGTCTCGGGCAGGAACTTGCTCACCAGCGCGATACCCAGAATGCCGATCGGCACATTGATCAGGAAGATCCAGTGCCACGAAAAATACGTCGTGAGGAAACCACCGAATGGTGGTCCCACGATCGGCCCCACCAGCCCCGGAATGGTCAGCCACGCCATGGCATTGACCAGATCATGCCGCGGCGTCGCCCGCACCAGTACAAGTCGCGCCACCGGCGTCATCAGCGCCCCGCCCATGCCCTGCAGAAACCGCGCGCCCACGAAGGCCGTCAGTGAATTGGCGAAGGCGCAGGCGACCGAGCCCAATACAAACACCAGCATGGCCACGCGGAACACGTTACGCGCCCCGAACCGGTCGGCCATCCAGCTCGAAATCGGGATGAAGATGGCCAGCGCCACCAGATATGCCGTCAACGCCAGCTTCAGCGAAATCGGATCGGTCCCGATATCGGCGGCGATGGCGGCCAGCGATGTAGCAATAACCGTCGAGTCCATGTTTTCCATGAACAGGGCAGTGGCAAGGATAAGCGGCGTGATACGTGACACGGCAAATTGCCGGAGCGAACGCCCCGGTCACTCCTTCTGGACGGCGATGGCCTTGTGGCCCGAAACATTGCTGCCGGCATCGGGCGGCAGTCGCCAATAAATGAACGCGGCAAGGGCGCTGAGCCCCCCGACTACAAAAAACGCAATCTGAAAATCGATGAGCTGCAATTCGCTGCCGCGCAGCCTGGTGCTGAGCTCAAGAATGGCACCTGCGACCGCAACGCCAAACGCCACGCTCAACTGCTGGCACACCGCCACGATGGCTGTCGCCTGGCTGGCTTCTTCGTCATCCACGTCTGCATAGCCGATCGCGTTCGAGCCGGTGAAGAATACCGATCGCAGGATGCCGCCTGCCAGCAGCACACCCATCATCAACGGTACCGGCGTCGCCGTGCTGAACAGCCCCTGCGCCGCGATCAACCCGCCGCCGAAGAACGCCGCAAAACCGAGCACACGCGGAAATCCGAAACGCGCAAAAACCCGCTCGGCGATGAACTTGCTCATGATCGCGCCGATCGCCGATACGAAGGTAATGGCGCCCGATTGGAACGGGCTCAGCCCGAACCCCAATTGCAGCATCAACGGCAACAGGAACGGTACCGCGCCCACCCCGATGCGGAAAAACGACCCACCGGTGATCGACGCGCGAAACAGCTTGTGGCGGAACAATTGCGGGTCGAGCAGGGGGTAGGGCGTCCGCCGCGCATGCAGCAGGTAAAGGATGCCCGCCGTCACCCCCACGGCCAGCGTCAGATAGCCATAGATGATTGGCAGCGCCGGCAGGCTGACCACTGAAAGGCCGAACACCGTCCCCGCAAATGCCACGGCCGCTATGAGGAAACCCACCACGTCGATGGGGCGAGGATTACGGCTGTCGGGCACCTGCAGGAAAATGCCGGCCAGGATAATGCCCGCAATCCCGATCGGAATGTTGATCCAGAAAATCCAGTGCCAGCTCAGATAGGTGGTCAGGAACCCGCCGATCAGCGGCCCGGTCAGTGGTCCCAAGAGGGCCGGGACCGTCAGCCAGGCCATCGCCGCCACCAGTTCGTTGCGCGGCGTCGAGCGCACCAGCAGCAGTCGCCCGACCGGCGTCATCATCGACGAGCCTATCCCCTGGAAGAAGCGCGAAATGACGAAGGTTTCCAGCGAAAACGAGAACGAGCACGCCAGCGACCCGAGCATGAACACGAAGATGGCCAGCCGGAAAATGTTCTTGGCGCCGAACCGGTCGGCCATCCATCCGCTGATTGGAATGAAAATGGCGAGCGCCACGAAATAGGCCGTCAGCGCCAGCTTCAGCGCAATCGGCTCCGTGCCGATATCCGCCGCGATCGCCGGCAGCGACGTCGCGATGACGGTCGAATCCATCTGCTCCATGAACAGGGCGACCGCCAGAATAAGGGGTGTAACGCGGATCACAGGATTTGAACCGGAGGAATCGAGCCAGCCGCGAACGCGACCAAAATCACTATGAGCCGCCTTGACGACGCTGAAAAGTCAAAACCGGTTCTTGTATGGTAGGTTTTGGCATTTCTAGCCTTGATCCGCCGCGTATCACCCTTGCGCCTCGCACCCCTTCCCAAGCCGCAGCGCCGGTGCTATTGACCCTCGCCAACCTGAACCCGGCGACTCCCTATCCGCCCCGTTCGAACTCCAACATTTCTGTGCGACACAGAAGGCAGGAAAGGTCTGGCCTTGGCGAAGATTATTACCACCATCACCGGCGATG
Encoded proteins:
- a CDS encoding ABC transporter ATP-binding protein, coding for MSDQTILRVRNLSVDFPVNKTVVHAVKDVSFDLKRGETLCVVGESGSGKSVTARAILQLVAKPGSITGGQIMLDTGSGEIDIVALGNRCNAIREVRGRRIAMIFQEPMTSLSPVHTIGHQITETILLHEKVSKDEARKRAAALLARVRIPDPEKALDRYSFEFSGGMRQRAMIAMALSCNPEILIADEPTTALDVTTQAEILSLIRELQRDRGMAVLFITHDMGVVAQIADRVMVMFRGTKVEEAGVFDLFERPQQAYTRALLGSVLKLESPAPRPPRPATEKPIARIDNLQLHFPLNSGFMGRPTAYLKAIDGVSLTINEGETVGVVGESGSGKTTLGRTLLRVYDPTGGQVIYWPGQGEPVDIATLGKKGMKSLYGEVRMVFQDPHSSLNPRMTIYQTISEPLRTNTDMSERQMMDRVSELLSRVGLPPDIGDRYPHAFSGGQRQRISIARAIAVRPRLIIADEPTSALDVSLRHQVLDLMRDLQNEYGLSYLFISHDISVIRYFCDRVAVMKNGKFVEVGDVVQICEHPQQEYTQTLIGAVPRPDPRLRADAPA
- a CDS encoding NAD-dependent epimerase/dehydratase family protein, yielding MSQILLTGASGRLGTHLRNWFTAKGRAFLATDMAPSSDGAAIAIADLADRAAVDNLMAHDISAVVHFGGMAKEAGWQTVLEANIMGAYNVFEAARNAGVGRIIFASSYHVQGMYPTGDTPITLDQPYRPDSLYGVSKVFGETLSRLYFDKFGIECLAIRICTAGNPGTPREARLWFNRDDLASLVDHALDMPALGHRTIFGISNNPNAFYINSPDPDFGWSPRHGSLELGTPDPHEPLDPTDARNRLTGGIFAEWGHFDDEPAP
- a CDS encoding MFS transporter, coding for MSRITPLILATALFMENMDSTVIATSLAAIAADIGTDPISLKLALTAYLVALAIFIPISSWMADRFGARNVFRVAMLVFVLGSVACAFANSLTAFVGARFLQGMGGALMTPVARLVLVRATPRHDLVNAMAWLTIPGLVGPIVGPPFGGFLTTYFSWHWIFLINVPIGILGIALVSKFLPETMRNAPRAIDFKGFALAGPAFALFAFGTSVISLPALPPVIGVAATALGIGLAYLYARHALSTDNPLFDLRLLRFPFFRSAVVAGTFFRLGQGAIPFLFPLMLQLSFGYTPFESGMITFAGAVGAIIAKFAANTVFQRMGFRLSLALSTAISACGLLAMGLYTPETAIALIIAILVFVGFWQSIFWTGSNAFVFADIEDKDAGQANVMAQVSTQLSIALGVALGGGMLEASTALRGGEIMLADFHFAFMMLAAICLISTVMFLRLPKNAGHQLTRGHGGGGGH
- a CDS encoding Ppx/GppA phosphatase family protein gives rise to the protein MTDSDRSAAVLSSPDEPAIRAPSGPGQAGRVGDHGPAPGADKRTAPAANPIRRHRGPIYAALDLGTNNCRLLIARPHDHGFRVLDGFTRIVRLGEGVSVTGRLSDAAMERTMEALRQCRNKLREHQPSRMRLIATEACRAAENGPAFLARVKEELGLDLEIVDRRTEAELAVTGCADLIEGTAAGALMFDIGGGSSELAWLDFRGGRPKSQGRMSASIRSWQSLPVGVVSIAEKFGGIDVTTEVFEAMVRHVSEHLRQFRGREKLRQMIANHPVHLIGTSGTVTTLAGLHLGLERYERQKVDGLWMRRAEVDDTMKVLLGMPFERRVAHPCIGRDRADLVLPGCAIFEAIRREWPTERVRVADRGLREGILISLMDADRTKSRATRYPRRNGNGG
- a CDS encoding MFS transporter; translated protein: MIRVTPLILAVALFMEQMDSTVIATSLPAIAADIGTEPIALKLALTAYFVALAIFIPISGWMADRFGAKNIFRLAIFVFMLGSLACSFSFSLETFVISRFFQGIGSSMMTPVGRLLLVRSTPRNELVAAMAWLTVPALLGPLTGPLIGGFLTTYLSWHWIFWINIPIGIAGIILAGIFLQVPDSRNPRPIDVVGFLIAAVAFAGTVFGLSVVSLPALPIIYGYLTLAVGVTAGILYLLHARRTPYPLLDPQLFRHKLFRASITGGSFFRIGVGAVPFLLPLMLQLGFGLSPFQSGAITFVSAIGAIMSKFIAERVFARFGFPRVLGFAAFFGGGLIAAQGLFSTATPVPLMMGVLLAGGILRSVFFTGSNAIGYADVDDEEASQATAIVAVCQQLSVAFGVAVAGAILELSTRLRGSELQLIDFQIAFFVVGGLSALAAFIYWRLPPDAGSNVSGHKAIAVQKE
- a CDS encoding RlmE family RNA methyltransferase → MVDKALGTGGRKSEKDLKIRVKSAKGRKVSSTKWLERQLNDPYVAKARAEGYRSRAAFKIKEMDEKHKLFRKGMRVVDLGAAPGGWSQVAARATGSTDLNPLIVGIDYLEMDPIPGVILLKKDFTDDDAPAQLIAAMGGKKADIVMSDMAWPTTGHRPTDHLRIVQLIEIAAAFALDVLTPGGVFVAKVFQGGTEHELLHMLKRHFKTTFHAKPPSSRSDSAEAYLIAKGFKGSNDTVQGEGEYDR